Proteins from a genomic interval of Beijerinckia indica subsp. indica ATCC 9039:
- a CDS encoding MFS transporter, producing the protein MDVSLPEALPLKSQSRSSIAFPLLATILFLFFVSASVPSPLFVVFQGRWGFSPGMLTVAFSIYSLVLLVTLLVAGSLSDHLGRKPVIVAALGIQVASMAFFLTADGIGGLLAARIVQGLSMGVVNGALSAAVIEAAPPTRKALGSLLTSISPLAGLATGALVTGALLGVTNQAEIWAFGLLSGLFCLGAVLVVLIPETASPVPGLLRSMVPSVHVACAARGGFWRGLPLLLSIWALCGFVIALGPSLLHNVFGVSSGLLNGATVAVLCGAGAVSPLLLRGQPPERMAVLGMAAVTAGGGLLLVSTGTGALTLFFVGSAVAGAGLGASFSGLIQSLVPLTPVHERAELFAAIFLVTYLSLSVPPIAAGFAVPLTGFLGTTQTYLGAVLVVSATATVLQWLPSRSRGAPA; encoded by the coding sequence ATGGATGTCAGCTTGCCCGAAGCCCTTCCTCTGAAATCGCAGAGCCGCTCTTCGATCGCCTTTCCGCTGCTTGCGACGATCCTGTTCTTGTTTTTCGTTTCGGCAAGCGTGCCCTCACCCTTGTTCGTTGTGTTTCAGGGGCGATGGGGCTTCTCCCCCGGCATGCTGACGGTTGCGTTCAGTATCTACTCACTGGTTCTTCTGGTGACGTTGCTCGTTGCCGGCTCGCTATCGGACCACCTAGGCCGCAAGCCGGTGATCGTTGCGGCGCTGGGGATCCAGGTCGCGTCCATGGCCTTCTTCCTTACGGCAGACGGCATCGGCGGCTTGCTTGCCGCCCGGATCGTTCAAGGGCTGTCCATGGGCGTGGTCAACGGCGCGTTGTCTGCTGCGGTGATCGAAGCGGCGCCACCGACCCGAAAGGCGCTCGGCAGCTTACTGACCAGCATCTCGCCACTAGCCGGGCTCGCTACAGGCGCCCTCGTCACCGGGGCCCTGCTCGGGGTAACGAACCAAGCGGAAATCTGGGCCTTTGGGTTGCTGAGTGGACTGTTCTGCCTGGGCGCAGTGTTGGTGGTGCTTATCCCCGAAACGGCAAGCCCGGTGCCCGGCCTGCTTCGATCGATGGTGCCGAGCGTGCATGTTGCCTGTGCCGCGCGCGGTGGCTTCTGGCGCGGCTTGCCACTGCTCCTGTCCATCTGGGCGCTGTGCGGCTTCGTCATCGCGCTTGGGCCGTCGCTGCTGCACAACGTCTTCGGGGTCAGCAGCGGGTTGCTGAACGGCGCCACCGTTGCCGTGTTATGCGGAGCCGGCGCCGTATCCCCGCTCCTGTTGCGTGGGCAGCCGCCCGAGCGCATGGCAGTGTTGGGCATGGCGGCGGTGACGGCCGGGGGCGGCCTGCTTCTCGTGTCGACCGGCACCGGGGCGCTGACGCTGTTCTTCGTCGGCAGCGCGGTCGCCGGTGCTGGGTTGGGTGCATCGTTCAGCGGCCTTATCCAGTCGCTTGTACCACTCACCCCGGTGCATGAGCGTGCGGAACTCTTCGCGGCGATCTTCTTGGTCACCTACCTGTCCTTGAGCGTCCCGCCCATCGCCGCTGGCTTCGCCGTTCCGCTCACCGGCTTCCTGGGCACGACCCAGACTTATCTCGGCGCCGTTCTGGTCGTCTCGGCGACCGCGACCGTCTTGCAGTGGCTGCCCTCACGCAGCCGAGGAGCACCCGCATGA
- a CDS encoding mannose-1-phosphate guanylyltransferase/mannose-6-phosphate isomerase translates to MVKILPIIMCGGSGTRVWPESRESLPKQFISLVGTTSTFQSVIEIVSDPIFETPIVISNHDYRFLVSEQLAQINKEAQIVLEPCRRDSGPAVAVAAELANLIAPETVVAVLAADHVVQDKKGFVTLCQHAAVAAAEGYIVTLGIKPTAPATGYGYIKTGKAVVPDGTALKVEAFVEKPDLPTAERYITENYLWNSGNFIFRADVMLSELQAFEPQIAEAAIEAVAHSKKDMNFTLLDGEAFAKAPKKSIDYAVMEKTTKAAVVPADIGWSDVGNWSSVWELSDRDEKNNSIRGNGLILDASNVHVRSDGHLTTVVGVDDVIVVTTQDAVLVLDAKHGDRVKQLVDRLKEEKRTEALEHKKSYRPWGYYQSVDSGARHQVKRIVVKPGQRLSLQKHFHRAEHWIVVQGTAEVTRDNEIHLVHENESIYLPIGSVHRLVNPGRINLELIEVQTGSYLGEDDIVRLQDVYNRN, encoded by the coding sequence ATGGTGAAAATTCTTCCCATCATCATGTGTGGCGGCTCCGGGACCAGGGTCTGGCCAGAATCGCGGGAAAGCCTGCCCAAACAATTCATTTCGCTGGTCGGAACGACCTCCACTTTCCAGTCCGTGATCGAGATCGTGTCCGACCCAATTTTCGAGACACCGATCGTCATTTCCAATCACGATTACCGCTTCCTCGTGTCCGAGCAATTGGCGCAGATCAACAAGGAAGCTCAAATCGTCCTGGAACCCTGCCGGCGTGATTCCGGTCCAGCCGTGGCGGTCGCTGCGGAGCTCGCCAATCTCATCGCGCCCGAAACCGTTGTGGCCGTTCTTGCCGCCGACCATGTCGTGCAGGATAAGAAAGGTTTCGTCACCCTGTGTCAACATGCCGCGGTCGCCGCAGCCGAAGGTTATATTGTGACGCTCGGCATCAAGCCGACCGCGCCGGCAACGGGCTATGGCTATATCAAGACGGGCAAGGCCGTCGTCCCTGATGGAACGGCCCTGAAGGTGGAAGCCTTTGTCGAAAAGCCCGACTTGCCCACGGCCGAGCGCTATATCACCGAAAACTATCTCTGGAATTCCGGTAATTTCATCTTCCGCGCCGATGTGATGCTCTCCGAATTGCAGGCTTTCGAGCCCCAGATCGCGGAAGCCGCGATCGAAGCTGTGGCCCATTCGAAGAAGGATATGAATTTCACCCTTCTCGACGGCGAGGCCTTCGCCAAGGCGCCGAAAAAATCCATCGACTATGCGGTCATGGAAAAAACCACCAAGGCTGCCGTGGTGCCGGCCGATATCGGCTGGTCGGATGTCGGCAATTGGTCGAGCGTATGGGAATTGTCCGACCGCGACGAAAAGAATAATTCGATCCGCGGCAACGGCCTCATTCTCGATGCGTCAAACGTTCATGTCCGCTCGGACGGGCATTTGACCACGGTCGTCGGCGTCGATGATGTCATCGTCGTCACGACGCAGGACGCCGTCCTGGTGCTCGACGCCAAACATGGCGACCGGGTCAAGCAGCTCGTCGACCGGCTGAAGGAAGAAAAGCGGACCGAGGCCCTGGAACATAAAAAGTCCTACCGGCCCTGGGGCTATTATCAATCAGTCGATTCCGGCGCGCGCCATCAGGTCAAGCGCATCGTGGTCAAGCCCGGCCAGCGCCTTTCCCTGCAGAAACATTTTCACCGCGCCGAACATTGGATCGTCGTTCAGGGTACGGCGGAAGTCACCCGCGACAACGAGATCCATCTCGTGCATGAAAATGAATCGATCTACCTGCCGATCGGCTCGGTCCACCGCCTTGTCAATCCGGGCCGCATCAATCTCGAACTGATCGAAGTCCAGACAGGCTCTTATCTCGGCGAGGACGATATCGTCCGCCTGCAGGACGTCTACAACCGCAACTAG
- a CDS encoding endo-1,4-beta-xylanase translates to MRLLLFTSEFYPLRGGIGTYAAELARGATELGGDVTLYAPSYHQDLADDDLKCFPFRVIRYAGHRHTMKNLPQKLQIVRRAVRSETFDIIHAMDWPFFLPVHLMAPSKVHKLFTVHGSDVNEMRAPVKATIISLVRLFSGKSEILANSNFTRSLFNQHFPDIPPHKVKTEWLGVSDFWFQPAANRSETRFKLGVADDAYVILTVGRLTPRKGHLSVIEALSRLPERIKEHTIYIIVGPHYDGEYTSKVKVAAAASGCKTLFLNELSDDVLRDLYKACDVFCLTGHTKLNGLVEGFGLVYLEAGAQGLPSIAGNVGGMPEAVEHGKSGLVVNSNDADSIAQSLCELHDLPRFRQALADGALERAKILTWRRCVAASYGFSSHHAKWLQPHSSPISLTSDITQPQNGLARRSVLGAFASVGLLKTKILAATPTTILPLKQAAARVGLLFGCAFDKIAISDAAYGALIKTHAAILTTDYHMKFKALRRNGPEADFTIADSLITFADAASIPIRGHNLIWNEGNPDWLIKLPANERIEWLERHIKEVMGRYRGRIHSWDVVNEPFWPGHKKPGGFRDGPWYSALGPEYIIKAFQIARRTDPSAKLVLNEAWVERSDDLGLVVREELFKLLQDLSVRGLIDAVGLECHIRPHYTRNFDILAQFIAKVSTLGIDVYITELDVDDSIFSGSMSEIDDKVAEIYGDFVRAITKAPAVKILETWQLADRYSFYQDQRKGTARPLPFDTSLAPKPAYHTIISALIDAGSQPVGVVRTPQH, encoded by the coding sequence ATGCGCCTTTTATTATTTACAAGTGAATTTTATCCTTTACGCGGTGGAATCGGGACATATGCAGCCGAACTCGCCCGCGGTGCTACGGAGCTTGGTGGTGACGTAACGTTATACGCACCGTCCTATCACCAAGACTTAGCTGATGATGACTTAAAATGCTTTCCTTTCCGTGTTATCCGCTATGCCGGGCATCGGCATACGATGAAGAATCTTCCGCAAAAATTGCAGATTGTGCGCCGTGCAGTTCGATCCGAGACATTTGATATTATTCATGCCATGGATTGGCCCTTCTTCCTGCCAGTCCACCTCATGGCTCCATCAAAAGTGCACAAACTGTTCACAGTACATGGTAGTGATGTCAATGAAATGCGGGCGCCGGTTAAAGCAACTATCATATCGTTAGTTCGACTATTCTCGGGTAAATCGGAAATTTTAGCAAATAGTAACTTTACTCGTTCTCTCTTCAACCAACATTTCCCCGACATACCACCCCATAAAGTAAAAACGGAGTGGCTTGGAGTATCGGATTTCTGGTTTCAACCAGCTGCTAATCGTAGCGAAACGAGATTCAAACTCGGTGTTGCAGATGATGCTTATGTCATTCTCACGGTAGGACGCCTCACGCCCAGAAAAGGCCATCTCTCTGTAATTGAAGCTCTATCACGTCTTCCAGAGCGTATTAAGGAACACACGATTTATATAATCGTCGGACCTCACTATGATGGTGAGTACACCAGTAAGGTGAAGGTTGCTGCTGCGGCGTCTGGATGCAAAACATTGTTTTTAAATGAACTATCAGACGACGTCTTGCGTGATCTTTACAAGGCGTGCGATGTGTTTTGCCTCACTGGACACACAAAGCTAAACGGTCTTGTCGAAGGTTTCGGACTTGTCTATTTGGAAGCTGGCGCACAAGGGTTACCGTCGATCGCTGGTAACGTTGGCGGTATGCCGGAAGCTGTTGAGCACGGAAAATCTGGATTGGTCGTCAATAGCAACGATGCAGACTCTATCGCGCAATCATTGTGTGAACTCCATGATCTTCCGAGATTCCGCCAAGCATTGGCAGATGGAGCGCTTGAACGAGCGAAGATTTTGACTTGGCGCCGTTGTGTTGCAGCTTCGTATGGTTTTTCATCCCATCATGCAAAGTGGCTCCAACCACATTCTAGTCCAATTTCTCTTACATCAGATATCACCCAACCGCAGAATGGGCTTGCGCGCCGTAGTGTGCTTGGAGCCTTCGCGTCAGTTGGACTTCTTAAAACGAAAATATTAGCGGCAACGCCCACAACGATCCTTCCTTTGAAGCAGGCTGCCGCACGCGTAGGTCTTTTATTCGGATGTGCTTTCGATAAGATAGCGATTTCTGATGCAGCCTATGGAGCGCTCATCAAGACTCACGCTGCAATCCTTACAACCGATTACCATATGAAATTTAAGGCACTTCGTCGTAATGGACCAGAAGCGGATTTCACGATCGCAGATAGTTTAATTACGTTTGCGGATGCGGCAAGTATCCCTATTCGTGGCCATAATCTGATTTGGAACGAGGGAAATCCAGATTGGTTAATCAAACTTCCTGCAAATGAACGCATTGAGTGGTTAGAACGCCATATCAAGGAGGTGATGGGGCGTTATCGTGGCCGCATACATTCTTGGGATGTAGTCAATGAGCCTTTTTGGCCTGGCCATAAAAAGCCAGGCGGCTTTCGGGATGGCCCTTGGTATTCCGCACTTGGACCAGAATATATCATCAAGGCTTTTCAAATAGCTCGACGCACCGATCCGTCAGCTAAGCTCGTCTTAAATGAAGCTTGGGTGGAACGGTCTGATGATCTCGGCTTAGTTGTTCGCGAGGAGTTGTTTAAGCTTCTCCAGGATCTTTCGGTGCGAGGTCTTATTGATGCAGTTGGTCTTGAGTGTCATATCCGCCCCCATTATACGCGAAATTTCGATATCCTTGCACAATTCATCGCAAAGGTGAGTACGCTTGGAATTGATGTCTATATCACCGAACTCGATGTTGATGATTCTATTTTCTCTGGCTCGATGTCTGAGATCGACGATAAGGTCGCCGAAATCTATGGGGATTTCGTCCGTGCTATCACAAAAGCTCCAGCCGTGAAAATCTTAGAGACTTGGCAATTGGCTGATCGCTATAGCTTTTATCAAGATCAGCGTAAGGGAACAGCGCGTCCTTTACCATTTGACACTTCACTTGCACCTAAGCCAGCATACCATACAATTATTAGCGCTCTTATAGACGCCGGCTCTCAACCTGTTGGAGTAGTCAGGACACCCCAACACTAG
- a CDS encoding zinc ribbon domain-containing protein, translating to MAHSEVPDLALIPRELFEAAQSRKEARSVTHPHQQRRPRNMLSGLLRCGACGAGMSTNGKDKSGRIRIRCSAATESGTCPDPKTFYLETVETAVLNGLKAEMRHPDVIAEYVRTYHEERKRLPQRRPKSAWPTSSTTSKG from the coding sequence GTGGCACACAGCGAAGTGCCCGACCTCGCCCTCATTCCACGCGAACTCTTCGAGGCGGCGCAAAGCCGCAAGGAGGCGCGCAGCGTCACCCATCCCCATCAGCAGCGCCGGCCGCGGAACATGCTCTCCGGCTTGCTGAGGTGCGGCGCCTGCGGAGCGGGCATGTCCACAAATGGCAAGGACAAGTCAGGTCGCATTCGCATCCGTTGCTCCGCCGCGACCGAGAGCGGCACATGCCCCGATCCGAAGACCTTCTACCTTGAGACGGTCGAAACGGCCGTTCTCAATGGTTTGAAGGCGGAGATGCGCCATCCGGACGTAATCGCTGAATATGTCCGAACCTATCATGAGGAGCGCAAGCGCTTGCCCCAGCGACGACCAAAATCGGCATGGCCAACATCGTCTACAACATCAAAAGGGTGA
- a CDS encoding LysR family transcriptional regulator, translating to MKSNLLHVIIQRMDTKNLDLGLLVTLEALLAERNVTRAARRLNLSQPALSARLARLREALGDPLLIPAQRGMVLTQRALELQQPLHEALESVRRVVGDGTPSDPATMQATLVIAASDYIQYALLARFLVALRAEAPMIRIAWRALDVLALSTQLERGEVDLALAAPEHAPASMRQRRLYDEDYAVIARQGHATVQGDLDLDVFCALDHIVVSPQGGGFAGPTDAALEAVGRRRTVALSTSGFLIVPEIVSQSDMIAVIPRRIANGWSDRVQVLEAPVTIPGFVIASVWHERTTNHPAQGWLRERLAALA from the coding sequence TTGAAATCGAACCTTTTGCATGTCATTATCCAGCGCATGGATACCAAGAACCTCGATCTGGGGCTGCTCGTCACGCTTGAAGCCCTGCTGGCGGAGCGAAACGTCACTCGTGCCGCTCGGCGCCTAAACCTTAGTCAGCCTGCCTTGTCGGCACGGCTGGCGCGGCTTCGTGAGGCACTAGGCGATCCGCTCCTGATCCCGGCCCAGCGCGGGATGGTGTTGACCCAGCGCGCACTTGAGCTTCAACAGCCATTGCACGAGGCATTAGAGAGTGTCCGTCGAGTGGTCGGAGATGGAACGCCGTCCGACCCGGCTACCATGCAGGCGACCCTGGTGATCGCGGCGAGTGACTACATCCAGTATGCGCTGCTAGCGCGCTTCTTGGTCGCGTTGCGGGCCGAGGCGCCGATGATCCGCATCGCTTGGCGAGCCCTCGACGTGCTGGCGCTCTCTACGCAATTGGAGCGCGGTGAGGTGGACCTGGCCTTAGCGGCTCCCGAACACGCGCCGGCTTCGATGCGCCAGCGCCGGCTCTATGATGAGGATTACGCGGTCATCGCGCGACAGGGGCATGCAACTGTGCAGGGTGATCTTGACCTAGACGTGTTTTGCGCATTGGACCACATTGTCGTGTCGCCTCAGGGCGGCGGCTTCGCAGGGCCCACCGATGCGGCGCTTGAGGCAGTTGGCCGTCGCCGCACCGTGGCCTTGTCCACGTCGGGCTTCCTGATCGTGCCAGAAATCGTATCGCAGTCCGACATGATCGCAGTGATCCCGCGGCGGATCGCAAACGGCTGGTCGGATCGAGTGCAGGTGCTGGAAGCTCCGGTCACCATACCGGGATTCGTCATCGCCAGCGTTTGGCACGAACGCACGACAAATCATCCAGCACAAGGCTGGCTGCGCGAACGACTTGCTGCATTGGCATGA
- a CDS encoding UDP-glucose dehydrogenase family protein, translated as MRIAVVGSGYVGLVSGACFSDFGHIVSCVDNDASKIASLNAGKMPIYEPGLAELVANSVRQKRLFFSTELKTAVREAEAVFIAVGTPSRRGDGHADLSYVYQVARDIAGALQGFTVVVTKSTVPVGTGDEVERIIKEVRPDADIAVVSNPEFLREGAAIEDFKRPDRIVLGVEDKRAEAVMTEIYRPLYLNQAPFVFTSRRTSELTKYAANAFLATKITFINEVADLCEKVGANVQDVARGIGLDKRIGGKFLHAGPGYGGSCFPKDTQALIKTAQDYGAPIRIVETVSAVNDQRKRAMARKVLAACDGSVRGKTIAVLGLTFKPNTDDMRDSPAISIITALQDHGALIRAYDPEGEEQAKLVLNNITYTKDPYECGTGADALVIVTEWDEFRALDLPRLTGLLTKPILIDLRNIYDPAEVRRQSFTYASIGRS; from the coding sequence ATGCGTATAGCGGTGGTGGGTTCTGGATATGTCGGTCTTGTCTCTGGCGCGTGTTTCTCGGATTTTGGGCACATCGTGTCCTGTGTCGATAATGATGCAAGCAAGATTGCTTCGCTCAATGCCGGCAAGATGCCGATCTACGAACCGGGCCTCGCGGAACTCGTCGCCAATAGTGTCCGCCAAAAGCGCCTGTTCTTTTCCACCGAATTGAAAACCGCCGTCCGCGAGGCGGAGGCCGTGTTCATCGCGGTCGGTACACCCTCGCGGCGCGGCGATGGCCATGCCGATCTATCCTATGTCTATCAGGTGGCCCGTGACATTGCCGGGGCCCTTCAGGGCTTTACCGTCGTCGTCACCAAATCCACCGTGCCGGTCGGGACCGGTGACGAAGTCGAACGCATCATCAAAGAGGTGCGTCCCGATGCCGATATAGCGGTCGTCTCCAATCCGGAATTTTTGCGTGAAGGCGCAGCCATCGAGGATTTCAAACGGCCCGATCGCATCGTTCTTGGCGTAGAGGACAAGCGCGCCGAGGCGGTGATGACTGAAATCTACCGGCCGCTCTATCTCAATCAGGCGCCATTCGTCTTCACCAGCCGCCGCACGTCCGAACTCACCAAATATGCGGCCAATGCCTTTCTCGCGACCAAGATCACCTTCATCAACGAGGTCGCTGATCTTTGCGAAAAAGTTGGCGCCAATGTCCAGGATGTCGCGCGCGGCATCGGGCTCGACAAGCGCATCGGCGGAAAATTCCTCCATGCGGGGCCAGGGTATGGCGGCTCCTGCTTCCCCAAGGATACGCAAGCCCTGATCAAGACGGCCCAGGACTATGGCGCGCCGATCCGCATCGTGGAAACCGTCAGCGCCGTCAATGATCAGCGTAAAAGGGCGATGGCGCGCAAGGTGCTCGCGGCCTGTGATGGCTCGGTGCGCGGCAAAACCATCGCCGTGCTGGGCCTGACCTTTAAACCGAATACCGATGATATGCGGGATTCGCCCGCCATTTCCATCATCACGGCCTTGCAAGACCATGGCGCATTGATCAGGGCCTATGATCCGGAAGGCGAGGAGCAGGCCAAGCTCGTCCTCAACAATATCACCTATACGAAAGACCCCTATGAGTGCGGCACCGGCGCCGACGCTTTGGTGATCGTCACGGAATGGGACGAATTCCGCGCCCTCGACCTGCCACGCCTGACCGGTCTCCTGACCAAGCCCATCCTGATCGATCTGCGCAATATCTACGACCCCGCGGAAGTCAGGCGCCAGTCCTTCACCTATGCCAGCATCGGACGCTCCTGA
- a CDS encoding matrixin family metalloprotease, with amino-acid sequence MILVETMCDVTRCPPVDIFPKHPAHDFCLCLNDPALARITGYWYIAIGEPARVQALTAWQATGTQGVATTTVYDGVKWAVPADPATGAKIITWSFASGPGSITDPFSGFLNGEYKATVEKAMNAWAKASGLTLQEVTDSPATDIRIGWGDFDTKDSGVLGFTSFQTDHSTIKAGAIIRLEDPSETALSHGGPEQQTYAGTHATLYQVLLHEIGHALGLADNADPTSVMYAEASSSNRTLDQTDISGIQFLYQTSPSAAAGTDLSTSSVSGITSSTPASDPGGLNQMIQAMQALARRLPRIPTFLRKANPPSLLTNSLLH; translated from the coding sequence ATGATCCTGGTTGAGACCATGTGCGATGTCACGAGGTGTCCGCCCGTCGACATATTCCCGAAACACCCGGCGCACGATTTCTGCCTCTGTCTCAACGATCCTGCGCTTGCCCGCATCACTGGATACTGGTACATAGCTATAGGTGAGCCCGCCCGCGTTCAGGCCTTGACCGCCTGGCAAGCCACCGGCACGCAAGGCGTCGCCACCACAACGGTTTATGATGGCGTAAAATGGGCCGTGCCCGCGGATCCAGCGACTGGGGCCAAAATCATTACCTGGAGTTTTGCCTCGGGTCCTGGATCTATTACAGATCCCTTCAGCGGCTTTCTGAACGGCGAGTATAAGGCCACCGTGGAAAAAGCCATGAACGCCTGGGCCAAGGCTTCTGGACTCACGCTCCAAGAGGTGACGGACAGCCCAGCCACTGACATCCGGATCGGCTGGGGCGATTTCGATACCAAGGACAGCGGCGTGCTCGGCTTTACAAGTTTCCAGACTGATCATAGCACGATCAAAGCGGGGGCCATCATTCGGCTGGAGGATCCAAGCGAGACGGCTCTGTCCCATGGTGGGCCGGAACAGCAGACCTATGCCGGCACCCACGCCACGCTCTACCAGGTGCTGCTGCATGAGATCGGCCACGCGCTCGGCCTCGCCGACAATGCCGATCCCACTTCGGTCATGTATGCCGAAGCCTCGTCCAGTAACAGGACACTCGATCAGACCGATATCAGCGGCATCCAATTCCTCTACCAGACCAGCCCGAGTGCAGCTGCTGGCACGGATTTGTCCACATCTTCAGTCTCAGGGATCACATCTTCCACCCCCGCTTCTGATCCTGGCGGTCTCAACCAGATGATCCAAGCCATGCAGGCTTTGGCGCGCAGGCTTCCTCGCATCCCAACTTTCCTCCGCAAGGCCAATCCGCCGAGCTTGCTCACCAACTCGCTGCTTCACTGA
- a CDS encoding TOBE domain-containing protein, with product MFTDGRFCTILVYFTINISQSKFDHMISRKIDTFLALRADKRLLISRERITLLEAVMQHGSITRGAEIAGFSYKTAWNAVHDINDLLPYPAFIIHSGGIQSGAEITEEGRRLIAIFRHLEKKLGRISDMIAEKGLKNDRDLLFWGMAMRLSTRNAFRCTVKNVLSAPINVLVQLQISPECEIAAVLTSTSVQELGLVVGCPAVVLVNASSVILTTTEEPPRISAWNKIPGTVLTYIKDETNFEVIVDIGDGMTITSIISCEETEEGDFHPGKKVWAIFKTSDVIIASD from the coding sequence ATGTTTACAGATGGTCGTTTTTGTACGATACTAGTTTATTTTACTATTAATATCTCTCAATCGAAATTTGACCACATGATTTCTAGGAAAATAGATACATTCCTTGCATTACGCGCTGATAAGCGGTTACTCATTAGTCGAGAGCGTATCACATTGCTCGAGGCTGTGATGCAGCACGGAAGCATTACCAGAGGAGCGGAAATTGCTGGTTTCAGCTACAAAACTGCTTGGAATGCTGTTCACGACATCAATGATCTTCTCCCTTACCCAGCCTTTATTATCCACTCGGGCGGCATACAAAGCGGTGCTGAGATTACGGAAGAAGGCCGCCGTCTGATCGCCATTTTTCGTCATCTTGAGAAAAAGTTGGGGCGGATCTCTGACATGATCGCCGAAAAAGGTCTTAAGAACGATCGTGATCTCTTGTTTTGGGGGATGGCGATGCGCCTTAGTACCCGCAATGCTTTCCGTTGCACAGTAAAGAATGTGCTATCAGCGCCTATCAATGTTTTAGTTCAGCTGCAAATCTCGCCTGAATGTGAGATCGCCGCTGTTCTGACCAGTACTAGCGTTCAGGAACTCGGCTTGGTGGTTGGATGTCCTGCCGTCGTCCTGGTAAATGCTTCTTCGGTGATATTGACCACAACCGAGGAGCCACCGAGAATTTCAGCCTGGAACAAGATTCCCGGTACTGTGCTGACCTATATCAAAGATGAGACCAATTTTGAGGTCATTGTTGATATAGGAGATGGCATGACTATTACATCGATTATCTCTTGTGAGGAAACTGAAGAAGGCGATTTTCATCCAGGCAAAAAGGTTTGGGCGATTTTCAAGACGTCCGATGTCATTATCGCAAGCGATTGA